A stretch of Clostridium formicaceticum DNA encodes these proteins:
- the tnpB gene encoding IS66 family insertion sequence element accessory protein TnpB (TnpB, as the term is used for proteins encoded by IS66 family insertion elements, is considered an accessory protein, since TnpC, encoded by a neighboring gene, is a DDE family transposase.), with protein MLNIDKVDKVYLACGVTDLRKNIDGLSMIVQTEFKLDPFEKALFVFCNRQMNKLKILHFDDGFWLYYHRLERNKFRWPMSKEEALKVSIEELRWLLKGYEVRTISKFKPVKERNHF; from the coding sequence ATGCTAAATATAGATAAAGTGGATAAAGTATATTTGGCTTGTGGGGTAACGGATCTTAGGAAAAATATAGATGGACTAAGTATGATTGTACAGACCGAGTTTAAGCTGGACCCTTTTGAAAAGGCACTATTTGTCTTTTGCAATAGGCAGATGAATAAACTAAAGATACTTCACTTTGATGATGGCTTTTGGCTATACTATCATCGGCTAGAAAGAAATAAATTCAGATGGCCTATGTCAAAGGAAGAAGCTTTAAAGGTTTCCATTGAAGAACTAAGGTGGCTGCTTAAGGGGTATGAAGTAAGAACCATATCAAAATTCAAGCCCGTTAAAGAAAGAAATCACTTCTGA
- a CDS encoding IS256 family transposase, with protein sequence MALTIKEQNFSNPNEVLAAMKEMFRDVLQEALEAEMDEQLGYDRYDMSDKETPNRRNGYSKKTIKSELGPVDLNIPRDRHGDYDPKIIPKYQRNVTGIEEKVMALYAAGMTTRDISEQIKNLYDVDISADMVSNITNRILPLVSEWQNRPLEKRYSFVFMDAIHYKVREDKQVVVKAAYVVLGVNMDGVKEVLGIWIGANESSKFWLSVLNDLKNRGVQEVLIFCVDGLSGFKEAIGAVYPFAQIQRCIIHQLRASMRYIPYKDKKAFVADLKAVYTSVNEEMALENLLHAKEKWCNKYPNAIKSWEDNWDNISTFLMFPDYIRRIMYTTNAIESLNSQFRKVTKTKLIFPTDESLMKMLYLATERVSKKWTRGYGDWDRVLSQLNILFKKEDVV encoded by the coding sequence TTGGCGCTTACCATCAAGGAACAAAATTTTAGTAATCCAAATGAAGTATTAGCAGCCATGAAAGAAATGTTCAGGGATGTATTACAGGAAGCTTTAGAAGCAGAGATGGATGAGCAACTAGGATATGATCGATATGATATGTCCGATAAAGAAACCCCGAATAGACGAAATGGATATTCTAAGAAAACCATAAAATCAGAATTAGGACCTGTTGATCTAAATATACCAAGGGATAGACATGGGGATTATGATCCCAAAATAATACCTAAATATCAAAGGAATGTAACTGGTATAGAAGAAAAAGTAATGGCACTTTATGCTGCAGGCATGACCACTAGAGATATATCAGAGCAAATAAAAAACTTGTATGATGTGGATATTTCAGCTGATATGGTCTCTAACATAACCAACAGAATTTTACCCCTAGTCTCTGAATGGCAAAACAGACCATTAGAAAAGAGATATTCCTTCGTATTCATGGATGCAATACACTACAAAGTAAGAGAAGATAAACAAGTAGTAGTTAAAGCAGCCTACGTGGTGCTGGGTGTAAATATGGATGGAGTAAAAGAAGTCCTTGGTATTTGGATAGGAGCAAATGAGAGTAGCAAGTTCTGGCTCTCAGTCCTTAATGATCTCAAAAATAGAGGAGTACAAGAAGTCTTAATATTCTGTGTAGATGGTTTAAGTGGCTTTAAAGAAGCCATTGGAGCAGTGTATCCTTTTGCCCAAATACAGCGATGTATTATTCACCAGCTTAGGGCGAGTATGCGATATATACCCTACAAAGACAAGAAAGCATTCGTAGCAGATCTAAAGGCTGTTTATACCTCAGTGAATGAAGAAATGGCATTAGAAAATCTACTTCATGCTAAGGAAAAATGGTGCAATAAATACCCGAATGCGATTAAAAGCTGGGAAGATAATTGGGATAATATTTCAACCTTTCTAATGTTTCCAGACTATATAAGGAGGATTATGTACACTACCAATGCCATAGAAAGTCTAAACAGCCAGTTTAGAAAAGTAACTAAAACAAAACTGATATTCCCTACTGATGAAAGTCTTATGAAAATGCTATATCTAGCTACTGAAAGAGTTAGTAAGAAGTGGACTAGGGGCTATGGAGATTGGGATAGGGTACTAAGCCAACTAAATATATTATTCAAAAAAGAGGATGTTGTTTAA
- a CDS encoding class I SAM-dependent methyltransferase, with protein MTEFWESSFIEKQTMWGFEPSDSAILTKDFFLEKKVKDILIPGIGYGRNAKVFIENGINVTGIEISKTAIDLARKNGLDDISIYHGLVTDMPFDSKLYDGIFCYALIHLLNNHGRKKFIKDCYNQLKPNGYMIFTTISKKAPMFGKGKQLSRDRFEIIKGVKMFFYDSDSIKREFGKYGLIEISEIDEPNKKIENKPPLNFIVVKCKKVNFA; from the coding sequence ATGACAGAATTCTGGGAATCAAGCTTTATAGAAAAACAAACAATGTGGGGATTTGAGCCTTCAGACTCTGCAATTTTGACAAAGGACTTTTTCCTTGAAAAGAAAGTTAAGGACATATTGATACCAGGTATTGGATATGGTAGAAATGCAAAGGTATTTATTGAGAACGGGATTAATGTAACAGGTATTGAGATTTCAAAAACGGCGATTGATTTGGCAAGAAAAAACGGGCTTGATGATATTAGTATCTATCATGGTTTAGTAACTGATATGCCCTTTGACAGCAAACTTTATGACGGCATATTTTGTTATGCACTTATCCACTTATTGAATAATCATGGGAGAAAGAAATTTATTAAAGATTGTTATAATCAGTTAAAACCAAATGGATATATGATTTTTACAACTATTTCAAAAAAAGCTCCAATGTTTGGAAAGGGTAAACAACTGAGTAGAGATCGATTCGAGATAATAAAAGGTGTGAAAATGTTTTTTTATGATTCTGATTCAATAAAGCGAGAATTTGGAAAGTATGGGCTGATAGAAATTTCAGAAATTGATGAGCCAAATAAGAAGATAGAGAATAAACCTCCATTAAATTTTATAGTTGTAAAATGTAAAAAAGTAAATTTTGCGTAA
- the tnpA gene encoding IS66 family insertion sequence element accessory protein TnpA has protein sequence MTNEALNIDWEDILDKFSSHEGSIKAFCEENSISAHQLYYRRKKLQNNNTPVFHAVSFKDKEADEAVNQNIIPPNPVSASTIKIEIGKAKIYIPSNDKVSLSNVFKEIIALC, from the coding sequence ATGACAAATGAAGCACTGAACATTGACTGGGAAGATATTTTAGATAAATTCTCTTCTCATGAAGGAAGCATCAAGGCCTTTTGTGAAGAGAATAGTATAAGTGCCCATCAGCTTTACTACAGGAGAAAAAAATTACAAAACAATAACACTCCTGTATTTCATGCTGTTAGCTTTAAAGATAAGGAAGCTGATGAGGCTGTAAATCAAAATATTATTCCACCTAATCCTGTCTCAGCATCAACTATAAAAATTGAAATAGGCAAAGCTAAGATATATATACCAAGCAATGATAAGGTATCTCTATCTAATGTTTTTAAGGAAATCATAGCATTATGCTAA
- a CDS encoding DUF4367 domain-containing protein → MKSKDALFDMKMKEKFKKESSKMPQNIEEEFENTLTFIKNQEDETMKVFGKKKRSSMVAVAIVCVLCVSTMIIQTTFAQEVVNKIVRSLSLNNITILENKDFKWEDKEIPEAAKGKVFDKDGHVIEKITSENKDEMYNANGEKVFDVDTDGTLITEAVQKENAERNAKENPIDNLIIKDPKKLNGYTCFDVKLPSYLPEGFEFDYAEFYKDDNGEILNDACGVYFINHKTEETIPIFQTYICEELAGETAFNNIKKVKVNGKDAIIGDEGIVWEANGVSYLMYTYDFGKELSIKIAESIR, encoded by the coding sequence ATGAAGAGTAAGGATGCTTTGTTTGACATGAAAATGAAAGAAAAATTCAAAAAAGAATCAAGCAAAATGCCACAAAATATTGAGGAAGAATTTGAAAATACTTTAACGTTTATTAAAAATCAGGAGGATGAAACCATGAAGGTGTTTGGTAAAAAGAAAAGGTCAAGTATGGTAGCTGTAGCTATTGTATGCGTATTGTGTGTATCAACAATGATTATACAAACTACTTTTGCACAAGAAGTAGTTAATAAGATTGTTAGAAGCTTATCTTTAAACAATATAACTATATTAGAAAATAAAGATTTCAAATGGGAAGATAAAGAAATACCAGAAGCAGCAAAAGGAAAAGTATTTGATAAAGATGGGCATGTAATAGAAAAAATCACATCAGAAAACAAAGATGAAATGTATAATGCAAATGGAGAAAAAGTTTTTGATGTAGACACTGATGGAACTTTAATCACAGAAGCAGTTCAAAAGGAAAATGCAGAAAGAAATGCAAAAGAGAATCCAATTGATAATCTGATCATTAAAGATCCTAAAAAATTAAATGGATATACTTGCTTTGATGTAAAGTTACCATCCTATTTACCAGAAGGTTTTGAATTTGATTATGCTGAATTTTACAAAGATGATAATGGAGAGATTCTTAATGACGCATGCGGGGTATATTTTATCAATCACAAGACGGAAGAAACAATTCCGATATTCCAAACTTATATATGCGAAGAATTAGCTGGCGAGACTGCATTTAACAATATCAAAAAAGTAAAGGTCAATGGTAAAGATGCTATTATAGGAGATGAGGGAATTGTTTGGGAAGCAAATGGTGTAAGCTATTTAATGTATACGTATGATTTTGGAAAAGAGCTAAGCATAAAAATTGCAGAATCTATCCGATAA
- a CDS encoding resolvase, giving the protein MIAKQPKGYREGRPYKFSKIQMEHAMNLLEHHTYKQVEELTGISKSTLVRAKRKRNSELQ; this is encoded by the coding sequence ATGATAGCGAAACAACCTAAAGGTTATAGAGAGGGAAGACCATATAAATTTAGTAAAATACAAATGGAACATGCAATGAATTTGTTGGAACATCATACATACAAACAGGTAGAAGAGTTAACGGGTATATCTAAAAGCACTTTAGTAAGAGCAAAACGTAAGAGGAATAGTGAATTACAATAG
- a CDS encoding RNA polymerase sigma factor: MELISFFGHRKKTSVCKAKNGDKEAFLSLMNENRLNMYRVARGILKNEEDIKDAIQNTLIKAFENMYTLKKEAYFKTWLIRILINECNETWRKNKRSISLEENIEGIDEKYHDHYENMDLIKAIHSLSEELRVTITLFYFEDLSVKNISEILKISEGTVKSRLNRARVKLREILGEEE; encoded by the coding sequence ATGGAGCTTATATCATTTTTCGGTCATCGAAAAAAGACATCTGTGTGTAAAGCAAAAAACGGGGACAAAGAAGCATTTTTATCATTGATGAATGAAAATAGATTAAATATGTACCGAGTAGCTAGAGGAATTTTAAAAAATGAAGAAGATATAAAAGATGCTATTCAAAATACATTAATCAAAGCATTTGAAAATATGTATACCTTAAAAAAAGAAGCATATTTTAAAACTTGGTTGATAAGAATTTTAATCAATGAGTGCAATGAAACATGGAGAAAAAATAAAAGAAGTATTTCCTTAGAGGAAAACATAGAGGGTATAGATGAAAAATATCATGATCACTATGAAAATATGGATTTAATCAAAGCAATCCATTCATTAAGTGAAGAGTTAAGAGTGACTATTACCTTATTCTATTTTGAGGATCTTTCCGTTAAGAATATATCAGAAATCTTAAAAATTTCAGAAGGAACAGTTAAATCTAGACTCAATCGGGCAAGGGTAAAACTGAGAGAAATATTAGGGGAGGAGGAATAA
- a CDS encoding RrF2 family transcriptional regulator — MKYTKATNYALHTMAYMIKHNKDDNFSLQTLSNHFNISATYLSKILTQLVKADLIQSTPGVKGGYVLRKKVEDISFMDVIKATEGTGALFSCELHEEESRCQIFKVMKEAENVMEMYLQNKKIYEIVQNTVNNGICKE, encoded by the coding sequence TTGAAATATACTAAAGCTACAAACTATGCACTTCATACCATGGCGTATATGATTAAACATAATAAAGACGATAACTTTAGTTTACAAACATTATCAAACCACTTCAATATATCTGCGACATATCTTTCAAAGATTTTAACGCAGCTAGTAAAGGCTGATTTAATTCAATCAACTCCAGGTGTAAAAGGTGGCTATGTTTTGCGTAAAAAGGTAGAGGACATTTCATTTATGGATGTAATTAAGGCAACTGAAGGAACAGGAGCGTTATTTAGTTGTGAATTACATGAGGAGGAAAGCAGGTGTCAAATCTTCAAAGTAATGAAAGAAGCAGAAAATGTGATGGAGATGTATCTGCAGAATAAAAAAATTTATGAAATAGTTCAAAATACGGTAAACAATGGAATATGTAAGGAATAA
- a CDS encoding IS256 family transposase, with protein MSNIPKEVLKNYIKEQNFSNPNEVLAAMKEMFRDVLQEALEAEMDEQLGYDRYDMSDKETPNRRNGYSKKTIKSELGPVDLNIPRDRHGDYDPKIIPKYQRNVTGIEEKVMALYAAGMTTRDISEQIKNLYDVDISADMVSNITNRILPLVSEWQNRPLEKRYSFVFMDAIHYKVREDKQVVVKAAYVVLGVNMDGVKEVLGIWIGANESSKFWLSVLNDLKNRGVQEVLIFCVDGLSGFKEAIGAVYPFAQIQRCIIHQLRASMRYIPYKDKKAFVADLKAVYTSVNEEMALENLLHAKEKWCNKYPNAIKSWEDNWDNISTFLMFPDYIRRIMYTTNAIESLNSQFRKVTKTKLIFPTDESLMKMLYLATERVSKKWTRGYGDWDRVLSQLNILFKKEDVV; from the coding sequence ATGTCGAATATACCAAAGGAAGTATTGAAAAATTACATCAAGGAACAAAATTTTAGTAATCCAAATGAAGTATTAGCAGCCATGAAAGAAATGTTCAGGGATGTATTACAGGAAGCTTTAGAAGCAGAGATGGATGAGCAACTAGGATATGATCGATATGATATGTCCGATAAAGAAACCCCGAATAGACGAAATGGATATTCTAAGAAAACCATAAAATCAGAATTAGGACCTGTTGATCTAAATATACCAAGGGATAGACATGGGGATTATGATCCCAAAATAATACCTAAATATCAAAGGAATGTAACTGGTATAGAAGAAAAAGTAATGGCACTTTATGCTGCAGGCATGACCACTAGAGATATATCAGAGCAAATAAAAAACTTGTATGATGTGGATATTTCAGCTGATATGGTCTCTAACATAACCAACAGAATTTTACCCCTAGTCTCTGAATGGCAAAACAGACCATTAGAAAAGAGATATTCCTTCGTATTCATGGATGCAATACACTACAAAGTAAGAGAAGATAAACAAGTAGTAGTTAAAGCAGCCTACGTGGTGCTGGGTGTAAATATGGATGGAGTAAAAGAAGTCCTTGGTATTTGGATAGGAGCAAATGAGAGTAGCAAGTTCTGGCTCTCAGTCCTTAATGATCTCAAAAATAGAGGAGTACAAGAAGTCTTAATATTCTGTGTAGATGGTTTAAGTGGCTTTAAAGAAGCCATTGGAGCAGTGTATCCTTTTGCCCAAATACAGCGATGTATTATTCACCAGCTTAGGGCGAGTATGCGATATATACCCTACAAAGACAAGAAAGCATTCGTAGCAGATCTAAAGGCTGTTTATACCTCAGTGAATGAAGAAATGGCATTAGAAAATCTACTTCATGCTAAGGAAAAATGGTGCAATAAATACCCGAATGCGATTAAAAGCTGGGAAGATAATTGGGATAATATTTCAACCTTTCTAATGTTTCCAGACTATATAAGGAGGATTATGTACACTACCAATGCCATAGAAAGTCTAAACAGCCAGTTTAGAAAAGTAACTAAAACAAAACTGATATTCCCTACTGATGAAAGTCTTATGAAAATGCTATATCTAGCTACTGAAAGAGTTAGTAAGAAGTGGACTAGGGGCTATGGAGATTGGGATAGGGTACTAAGCCAACTAAATATATTATTCAAAAAAGAGGATGTTGTTTAA
- a CDS encoding Lrp/AsnC family transcriptional regulator — MKFDEIDVLILQELQKDSRLSIRELSKRINLSPPSVTERIRKLEDNGIIEGYTIKINKKKLGFSIDCIIRVTMKNGQYEKFKTFIKEYKLSEWCYRTAGEGCFLVKLSSKSLNDIEEFINVISSYAITETIIAFSEVTINNRINKFLEE, encoded by the coding sequence TTGAAATTTGATGAAATAGATGTATTAATTTTACAAGAACTACAAAAGGATAGTAGATTATCTATAAGAGAATTATCGAAGCGTATAAATCTTTCACCGCCATCTGTTACTGAAAGAATAAGAAAACTTGAAGATAATGGGATTATTGAAGGGTATACAATTAAAATAAATAAAAAGAAGCTAGGGTTTTCCATTGATTGTATAATTAGGGTAACTATGAAAAATGGACAGTATGAAAAGTTTAAAACATTCATAAAGGAATATAAGCTAAGTGAATGGTGTTATAGAACTGCTGGTGAAGGATGCTTTTTAGTGAAATTATCATCAAAATCTTTAAATGATATTGAAGAATTTATAAATGTTATATCCTCATATGCAATAACAGAAACTATTATAGCTTTTTCTGAAGTAACAATAAATAATCGTATTAATAAATTTTTAGAAGAATAA
- a CDS encoding carboxymuconolactone decarboxylase family protein encodes MARIPFSQEGFSLFQQLLGHNKHILERWSSLDKCFFSSHTFTPELKEEIRRTLAFNNNCQYCMAKGKPSDQITDSRILIATEIADIVSKNQPIDDQCFNRLKNEFSDKEISELFAFICFITASQKFGALLDLQPSCPI; translated from the coding sequence ATGGCAAGAATACCTTTTTCACAAGAAGGATTTTCACTATTTCAACAGTTATTAGGTCATAATAAACATATACTAGAGAGATGGTCTTCTTTAGACAAATGCTTTTTTAGTAGTCATACATTTACACCTGAATTAAAAGAAGAAATAAGGCGTACTCTTGCATTTAATAACAATTGCCAATACTGTATGGCTAAAGGAAAACCATCTGATCAAATTACTGATTCCAGAATTTTAATTGCTACTGAAATCGCTGATATTGTTTCTAAAAATCAACCTATTGACGATCAATGCTTTAATAGATTAAAAAACGAATTTAGCGATAAAGAGATTTCTGAACTTTTCGCCTTCATCTGTTTTATAACAGCTTCTCAGAAATTCGGAGCACTACTTGATTTACAACCAAGTTGTCCAATTTAA
- a CDS encoding ISL3 family transposase, with translation MDKSGIVRVCIDDFAFKKRYSYGTIMIDLDSHRIIDILDSRDKEPVIEWLRNYPNIEIVSRDGSQVYASAITEAHPRAVQISDRFHLLKNLSGVVEKYMFRLFPARVEIPATARTRTPEMQALLDTRNRAQRIRFARTKYEEGLTVNEIALLMHSSLTTVNKYLAMKEEDIPEDIDSARERQHKVAVSTREQKIAYVRKLFDEGCSLQEISRITGYVFNTIKRYLSEDGPSINGHYDNRRPGKLQSYESEILELRSKGLTYTEITEIIKKKGYTGTVDALRVFMQKEREHQKKCETKDSESKEYIPRKWMVQLIYKAIDHVKGITQEQYEEIIKKYPILGKAYEMLRNFHELMFSKNLDKLEPWMKDAEKLQIDEMNSYLAGLRKDLDAVKNSIIYTYSNGLAEGSVNKLKVIKRIMYGRNSFELLRWQCK, from the coding sequence ATGGATAAAAGTGGTATCGTTAGAGTTTGTATAGATGATTTTGCATTTAAGAAACGATATTCTTATGGAACTATTATGATTGATCTTGATTCGCACAGAATAATTGATATTCTTGATTCTAGGGACAAAGAACCAGTTATAGAATGGTTGCGGAATTATCCAAATATTGAGATTGTGTCTAGAGATGGGTCACAAGTTTATGCTTCAGCTATAACAGAAGCTCATCCAAGAGCCGTTCAAATCAGCGATCGATTTCATCTTTTAAAAAACTTGTCTGGGGTAGTGGAAAAATATATGTTTCGATTGTTTCCTGCTCGTGTTGAAATACCAGCTACAGCAAGAACAAGAACACCTGAAATGCAAGCTTTACTAGATACAAGAAACCGTGCGCAACGGATACGTTTTGCCAGAACCAAATATGAAGAGGGGTTAACTGTAAATGAAATTGCTCTTTTAATGCATTCCTCACTTACTACAGTAAACAAATATCTAGCGATGAAAGAGGAAGATATCCCAGAAGATATTGATTCTGCTAGGGAACGTCAACACAAAGTAGCAGTATCTACAAGAGAACAGAAAATAGCATATGTTCGCAAGCTTTTTGATGAGGGATGCTCTCTTCAAGAAATTAGCCGAATTACAGGATATGTATTTAACACAATAAAAAGGTATCTATCAGAAGATGGCCCGAGTATTAATGGACATTATGACAATCGACGTCCAGGAAAATTACAGTCCTATGAGTCGGAGATACTAGAATTACGTTCAAAAGGTTTGACATATACAGAGATTACAGAAATTATAAAGAAAAAAGGATATACAGGTACAGTTGACGCATTGCGGGTTTTTATGCAAAAAGAGCGTGAACATCAAAAGAAATGCGAGACTAAAGATTCAGAATCGAAAGAATACATACCAAGAAAATGGATGGTGCAGCTTATATACAAGGCAATCGACCATGTAAAAGGGATTACACAAGAACAATATGAAGAAATAATTAAAAAGTATCCCATTCTAGGCAAAGCATATGAAATGCTTAGAAATTTTCATGAACTAATGTTTTCTAAAAATCTAGATAAGTTAGAACCATGGATGAAGGATGCTGAGAAACTTCAGATAGATGAAATGAATTCTTATCTAGCAGGTTTACGAAAAGATCTAGATGCAGTAAAGAATAGCATTATTTATACTTATAGTAATGGTCTAGCAGAGGGAAGTGTCAATAAGCTAAAAGTGATAAAACGAATTATGTATGGTAGAAATAGCTTTGAACTTTTAAGATGGCAGTGTAAATAA
- a CDS encoding GNAT family N-acetyltransferase — translation MDLIIRKADISDIKDIYIITREAFNKYALDLGLPQRVSALKETEETIKDELTNKNILIACLNNEVIGSIRYEIMPGNIAYISRYGVKPNAQNNGIGKALFLAVEDTLIKDNIKVITEPVENFV, via the coding sequence ATGGATTTGATAATTAGAAAAGCGGATATTTCAGATATAAAAGATATATATATAATAACAAGAGAGGCCTTTAATAAATATGCCCTGGACCTCGGTCTTCCCCAGAGGGTCTCTGCCCTTAAAGAGACGGAAGAAACAATCAAGGATGAGCTTACCAATAAAAACATACTGATTGCATGTTTAAACAATGAAGTCATTGGTTCCATACGTTACGAAATAATGCCAGGAAATATTGCATATATTAGTCGTTATGGTGTTAAGCCAAATGCACAAAACAATGGTATAGGCAAAGCTCTTTTTCTAGCAGTGGAGGATACTCTTATAAAAGACAACATTAAAGTCATAACCGAGCCTGTAGAAAATTTTGTGTAA
- a CDS encoding flavodoxin family protein, producing the protein MKALILNGVLKEDRSMIKVNELTEEILAEKGYEVESILLHQKKIGECMGCFGCWVKTPGICVIDDYGRKYSFRASGGRSLLARLTGAQIWNKLDILRMKLSKNKRLNKEMIKNDTAR; encoded by the coding sequence ATGAAAGCATTGATCCTTAATGGTGTCTTAAAAGAAGACAGAAGCATGATTAAAGTAAATGAACTTACTGAAGAAATACTTGCTGAAAAAGGTTATGAAGTAGAATCTATTTTACTTCATCAAAAGAAAATAGGTGAATGTATGGGCTGTTTTGGTTGCTGGGTAAAAACTCCTGGGATTTGCGTAATAGATGATTATGGACGCAAATACTCATTTAGGGCAAGTGGGGGACGGTCCTTACTTGCTAGATTGACAGGGGCACAGATATGGAATAAACTGGATATATTAAGGATGAAATTGTCCAAAAATAAAAGATTAAACAAGGAGATGATCAAAAATGATACAGCAAGATAA
- a CDS encoding transposase family protein: MNEFVKSLDPALNYLTHETHEHNIIIIVESSRHVIVCPYCGKTSSRVHSVYQREFQDLPLQDKQVTIILNNKKYFCDNQDCSHRTFAERFNFITPKSRKTNRLIGKILRLSAMVSSVSASQILKSDMTMVSKSTICNLLKKNVCPYG; encoded by the coding sequence ATGAATGAATTTGTGAAATCATTGGATCCTGCACTCAACTATTTAACCCATGAAACACATGAACACAATATAATCATTATTGTAGAGTCAAGCCGACATGTGATAGTATGTCCTTATTGTGGCAAGACATCATCTAGGGTTCACTCTGTTTACCAGAGAGAATTTCAGGATTTACCTTTGCAGGATAAACAGGTTACTATCATACTAAACAATAAAAAATACTTTTGCGATAATCAAGACTGCAGCCATAGGACTTTTGCAGAAAGATTTAATTTCATTACACCTAAATCTCGAAAGACTAATAGACTAATCGGAAAAATTCTAAGACTATCTGCTATGGTAAGCTCAGTATCTGCATCACAAATATTAAAATCAGATATGACTATGGTAAGTAAGAGTACAATATGTAATCTGCTTAAAAAAAATGTTTGTCCCTATGGATAA
- a CDS encoding class I SAM-dependent methyltransferase has product MIQQDKYWNKVASEKEFTTPFKLDLFEDHVEKNSKILDYGCGYGRTLDLLRKNGYLDLFGVDLSEKMIERAKEENPSMQYKVIKQNKLGFEDNSFDAVLLLAVLTCVINNEEQEMIMQEIKRVLKPSGVIYINDFLLNDDERNINRYNKFKDKYNCYGVFELDEGAILRHYDEKRIEELTKDFHTLGYEKVVYTTMNGNKSNGFNYIGKI; this is encoded by the coding sequence ATGATACAGCAAGATAAATATTGGAATAAAGTAGCATCTGAAAAAGAGTTTACAACGCCCTTTAAGTTAGATTTATTTGAAGATCATGTTGAGAAGAATAGTAAAATTTTAGATTATGGATGTGGATATGGAAGAACATTAGATCTTTTAAGGAAAAACGGATATCTAGACTTGTTTGGTGTTGATTTATCAGAAAAAATGATAGAAAGAGCTAAAGAAGAAAATCCCTCAATGCAATATAAAGTTATAAAGCAAAACAAATTAGGATTTGAAGACAATTCATTTGATGCTGTTTTATTATTAGCAGTACTAACTTGTGTAATTAATAATGAAGAACAGGAAATGATAATGCAGGAAATAAAAAGAGTATTAAAACCAAGTGGAGTTATTTATATTAATGACTTTTTGCTTAATGATGATGAAAGGAATATAAATAGATATAATAAATTTAAAGATAAATATAATTGTTATGGAGTATTTGAATTAGATGAAGGAGCAATATTAAGACACTATGATGAAAAAAGAATTGAAGAATTGACAAAAGATTTTCATACATTAGGGTATGAGAAAGTAGTATATACTACTATGAATGGAAATAAGTCTAATGGATTTAATTATATAGGGAAAATTTAA